From a single Fusobacterium ulcerans ATCC 49185 genomic region:
- a CDS encoding mandelate racemase/muconate lactonizing enzyme family protein, with amino-acid sequence MKIVKVDVMQLGTDVRPDWRPIVCRIYTDEGIYGDGEAAMAYDVGALGAFGMLQELAKMVIGMDPLDNEVIWDKLYRSTFWGQNGGPVTFSAISAIDIALWDIKGKYFKVPVYKLLGGKKRDNLRCYASQLQFGWGEVRIPARTPEDYAKNAKKAVEEGYDAVKFDFFLYNEEDGFFNDNDRLGLLSKKYLNIVEKRIAAVREAIGPDVDIIMENHSYTDAQSALQLGRMAEKYDIFCFEEPTTPYPKITKYMSDKLNIPIATGERIYSRWQYAQYFENSSVQMIQPDFGNCGGITEGKKICDMAYAYDVGVQGHACGSPLSNVVALHLECVIPNFVIHEHHAVNLTPYNKSYCIYDYQPVNGKYKVPELPGLGNELSESAMNNSIKVTIE; translated from the coding sequence ATGAAAATAGTAAAAGTTGATGTTATGCAGTTAGGAACAGATGTAAGACCAGACTGGCGTCCAATAGTCTGCCGTATTTATACTGATGAGGGAATATATGGAGATGGGGAAGCTGCAATGGCTTATGATGTGGGAGCATTAGGAGCTTTTGGAATGCTCCAGGAATTGGCTAAAATGGTAATAGGAATGGATCCATTGGATAATGAAGTTATATGGGATAAATTGTATCGTTCGACTTTCTGGGGACAAAATGGAGGGCCAGTAACATTTTCAGCAATATCAGCTATAGATATAGCTCTTTGGGATATAAAAGGAAAATATTTTAAAGTTCCAGTATATAAGCTTTTGGGAGGAAAAAAGAGAGATAATTTAAGATGCTATGCCAGTCAGCTCCAATTTGGATGGGGAGAGGTAAGAATACCTGCAAGAACTCCAGAAGATTATGCTAAAAATGCTAAGAAGGCTGTTGAAGAAGGTTATGATGCTGTAAAATTTGACTTTTTCCTATATAATGAAGAAGATGGCTTCTTTAATGATAATGACAGACTTGGACTTTTGAGTAAAAAATATTTAAATATAGTTGAAAAAAGAATAGCAGCTGTAAGAGAAGCAATTGGTCCAGATGTAGATATTATAATGGAAAATCATTCTTATACAGATGCACAGTCAGCATTGCAGTTAGGAAGAATGGCAGAAAAATATGATATATTCTGTTTTGAAGAACCAACTACACCATATCCAAAAATTACTAAATATATGTCAGATAAATTAAATATACCAATTGCAACAGGAGAACGTATCTATTCTAGATGGCAGTATGCTCAATATTTTGAAAATTCTTCTGTACAAATGATACAACCAGATTTTGGAAATTGTGGAGGAATTACTGAAGGTAAAAAAATATGTGATATGGCATATGCATATGATGTAGGAGTACAGGGACATGCGTGTGGAAGTCCATTATCTAATGTTGTAGCTTTGCACTTAGAATGTGTAATACCAAACTTTGTAATCCATGAGCATCATGCAGTAAATCTAACTCCATATAATAAATCTTATTGTATTTATGATTATCAGCCAGTAAATGGAAAGTATAAGGTGCCAGAACTTCCAGGATTGGGAAATGAACTATCTGAAAGTGCTATGAATAATTCTATAAAAGTAACTATAGAATAG
- a CDS encoding DUF302 domain-containing protein: MKLILFVFLISSSFLFADNSSLKQKNQVVAEEAFSNYTSSFNFEETINVIEKELKTLGIPIFAEFDHYQNAKEVNLDLRKTTVIVFGSPKVGTLLMQANQNIALELPLKLLVMEDNSGNTIVRFKKMKYTAKEYNLENNEIVVKIDQLLENIAQKLIK; encoded by the coding sequence ATGAAATTAATTTTATTTGTATTTTTAATCAGTTCATCTTTTTTATTTGCAGATAACTCAAGTTTAAAACAAAAAAATCAAGTTGTTGCTGAAGAGGCCTTTTCCAATTATACAAGCTCATTTAACTTTGAGGAAACAATAAATGTAATTGAAAAAGAATTAAAAACTTTAGGTATTCCTATTTTTGCTGAGTTTGACCATTATCAAAATGCAAAGGAAGTAAATCTGGATTTAAGAAAAACTACGGTTATTGTATTTGGTTCTCCAAAGGTAGGAACATTATTAATGCAGGCAAATCAGAATATAGCATTAGAGCTACCTTTGAAACTATTAGTGATGGAAGATAATTCTGGAAATACAATTGTTAGATTTAAAAAAATGAAATATACAGCTAAAGAATACAATTTAGAAAATAATGAAATTGTAGTAAAAATAGATCAGTTATTAGAAAATATAGCTCAGAAATTAATTAAATAA
- a CDS encoding DNA polymerase beta superfamily protein: MEKLVNNGRILEVRTGSHLYGLATSTSDKDYTGIFLAPWEYHIGLQKLEQVDLGVESKLENGKNSSEAVDRTFYELKRFVALAAGNNPNIIELLFVDEDNIIYINEYGRKLLENRHLFLSQKLIEKFSGFANSQKHKLYVKKENLEKLYSARDFIKEMIEKYKSDKILLPEMSKEKNFWKNFIQRDAKGDVYRIGEYNINSNLNLKNACELIERIIKESSNRQELIRLSGYDTKYASHLVRLLLEAIEIITTGNLIYPLKEKDLIMKIKKGEMKFEEVIELVEELEKKLKSFESTPELIVIPEKADIEAIEKFVIEIYKDFLLKGE, translated from the coding sequence ATGGAAAAATTAGTAAATAATGGCAGAATATTAGAAGTAAGAACAGGAAGTCACCTCTATGGCTTAGCTACCTCAACTTCAGATAAGGACTATACAGGAATATTTCTTGCTCCATGGGAATATCATATTGGACTTCAAAAGTTAGAGCAGGTAGATTTAGGAGTAGAATCTAAGCTGGAAAATGGAAAAAACAGTTCAGAAGCAGTAGATAGAACTTTTTATGAACTAAAAAGATTTGTTGCATTGGCAGCTGGGAATAATCCCAATATAATAGAACTTCTCTTTGTAGATGAAGATAATATCATATATATAAACGAATATGGAAGAAAATTGCTGGAGAATAGACATCTTTTTCTTTCACAAAAACTGATAGAAAAGTTTTCAGGCTTTGCTAATTCACAAAAGCATAAACTTTATGTAAAAAAAGAAAATCTTGAAAAACTGTACTCAGCCAGAGATTTTATAAAAGAGATGATAGAAAAGTATAAATCAGATAAAATTCTTTTGCCAGAAATGAGCAAAGAGAAAAATTTTTGGAAAAACTTTATTCAAAGAGATGCAAAGGGAGATGTTTACAGGATAGGAGAATATAATATTAATTCTAATCTCAATCTAAAAAATGCCTGTGAACTTATAGAAAGAATAATAAAAGAGAGCAGCAACAGACAAGAGCTTATAAGATTATCAGGATATGATACTAAATATGCTTCACATCTTGTAAGGCTTTTATTAGAAGCAATAGAGATAATAACCACTGGAAATCTGATATATCCTTTAAAGGAAAAAGATTTAATAATGAAGATAAAAAAGGGAGAAATGAAATTTGAGGAAGTAATTGAGCTGGTAGAGGAATTGGAGAAAAAGCTTAAAAGTTTTGAGAGTACTCCTGAATTAATTGTAATACCTGAAAAGGCAGATATAGAAGCTATAGAAAAGTTTGTAATAGAAATATACAAAGACTTTTTGCTCAAAGGAGAATGA
- a CDS encoding Na+/H+ antiporter NhaC family protein — MDNLQSKKNYGIKAFFPLAVFLIIYLGSGIFFTLMGIEKPFNQVPREAALLGGLVAAIIMGKDKVDFKIDIISKHGGDSGVILMCIIFLLAGAFAGAARGMGGVDATVNLGLSIIPRKFIFSGIFIIAALIATAMGTSMGTISAIGPIAIGLAEKANISPSIAIAAVLGGAMFGDNLSIISDTTIAATRGAGCKMNEKFKMNLLIALPAAIIAIILYSFVGAGEELTGEYTYNLVRIVPYIIVLITALLGMNVIVVLLLGTGMCGVIGFITGSLTFSTYAQAIAKGINGMSGLIIIAIVLRGLTGIAKEYGGIDWLVNSLEKRIHSRRGAEYGISALVSLVDCSMANNTVAILVSAPLAKTFAKIYNIAPKRLASLLDIFSCAVQGIIPHGGQMLLASTMTGLSPFAIAGVSYYPFLLAIAAIITIQFGLLRTKEEKMGVELYQEAETEG; from the coding sequence ATGGATAATTTGCAATCTAAAAAAAATTATGGGATAAAAGCATTTTTTCCACTGGCAGTTTTTTTAATTATTTATCTTGGTTCAGGAATATTTTTTACTTTAATGGGAATAGAAAAACCATTTAATCAGGTTCCTAGAGAAGCAGCTCTGTTAGGAGGATTAGTAGCTGCTATTATTATGGGAAAAGATAAAGTGGATTTTAAAATTGATATTATATCTAAACATGGGGGAGATTCAGGAGTAATTTTAATGTGTATCATATTTCTTCTAGCAGGAGCCTTTGCAGGTGCAGCAAGAGGAATGGGAGGGGTAGATGCTACTGTTAATCTAGGGCTTTCAATAATACCAAGAAAGTTTATATTTTCTGGAATATTTATCATAGCAGCTCTGATTGCAACAGCTATGGGAACTTCAATGGGAACAATTTCAGCAATAGGACCTATTGCAATAGGGCTTGCTGAGAAGGCAAATATATCACCTTCAATTGCTATAGCAGCAGTTTTAGGGGGAGCAATGTTTGGAGATAATCTTTCAATAATATCAGATACTACAATTGCAGCAACTCGTGGTGCTGGATGTAAAATGAATGAAAAATTTAAAATGAATTTATTGATTGCTCTTCCGGCTGCTATTATCGCAATAATTTTATATAGTTTTGTTGGAGCAGGGGAAGAACTTACAGGAGAATATACTTATAATCTGGTAAGAATAGTTCCTTATATTATAGTTTTAATTACAGCATTGCTGGGAATGAATGTTATAGTTGTTTTACTTCTTGGAACAGGAATGTGTGGAGTAATAGGATTTATAACAGGAAGTCTTACTTTTTCCACATATGCTCAAGCTATAGCTAAAGGAATTAATGGTATGTCAGGACTTATCATAATTGCAATAGTACTTCGTGGACTCACAGGAATAGCTAAAGAATATGGAGGTATTGATTGGCTTGTAAATTCATTGGAGAAGAGAATCCATTCTAGAAGAGGGGCAGAATATGGAATATCTGCATTAGTATCTCTTGTTGACTGTTCAATGGCAAATAATACAGTGGCAATACTTGTAAGTGCACCTTTAGCTAAAACATTTGCTAAAATTTATAATATAGCACCAAAACGTTTAGCAAGCCTTCTTGATATTTTCAGCTGTGCAGTGCAGGGAATAATACCGCATGGTGGACAAATGCTTCTTGCAAGTACAATGACAGGGCTTTCCCCATTTGCAATAGCAGGAGTTTCTTATTATCCATTTTTACTGGCAATAGCAGCAATAATTACCATTCAGTTTGGACTTTTAAGAACAAAAGAGGAAAAAATGGGTGTTGAATTATATCAGGAAGCTGAAACAGAGGGATAA
- a CDS encoding LysR family transcriptional regulator, giving the protein MTFQQIQYIIEISRCGSISKASKNLYVAQPYLSKLLKELEEEIGITIFNRNIKGVDLTDEGKEFINHVRPLLEQKKKILEMYSQHKTNPTMYAAVSTQRYPFVIKAFIEFFKEKITDKFEIHIREVGMYKVINDVYSKRSSIGIIFISELTEKFLKKVLSSKDIEFYEIVKLTPCVFFHKNHPLAQRNEISISDLYDFPFASFEEEASASMDFAEEFLLYDFNLIEKKIFVEDRGTMINILTNTRAFSIGTGILPTGYAGPEIISKPIIQYKDEIRLGWIKLSNTKLDNDMEKFIENIKNIVSETIKNLN; this is encoded by the coding sequence ATGACATTTCAGCAGATTCAATATATAATAGAAATTTCCAGATGTGGCTCAATCAGTAAAGCTTCAAAAAATTTATATGTTGCTCAACCTTATTTGAGTAAACTTTTAAAGGAATTAGAAGAGGAGATAGGCATAACGATTTTTAATAGAAATATAAAGGGAGTAGACCTCACTGATGAAGGGAAAGAATTTATAAATCATGTAAGACCTCTTTTAGAACAAAAGAAAAAGATCTTAGAAATGTATTCTCAACACAAAACAAACCCTACTATGTATGCTGCTGTTTCTACTCAAAGATATCCTTTTGTTATAAAAGCTTTCATAGAATTTTTTAAAGAAAAAATTACAGATAAATTTGAAATTCATATAAGAGAAGTTGGAATGTATAAAGTGATAAATGATGTTTATTCAAAAAGAAGCAGTATTGGAATAATATTTATTTCAGAATTAACTGAAAAATTTTTAAAGAAAGTATTGTCTTCTAAAGATATAGAATTTTATGAAATTGTGAAATTAACTCCTTGTGTCTTCTTTCATAAAAATCACCCTTTAGCACAAAGAAATGAAATAAGTATAAGTGATCTCTATGATTTTCCATTTGCATCTTTTGAAGAAGAAGCTTCAGCATCTATGGATTTTGCTGAAGAATTTTTACTTTATGATTTTAATCTCATAGAAAAAAAGATATTTGTTGAAGATAGAGGTACTATGATAAATATTCTCACTAATACAAGAGCATTTTCTATTGGAACAGGAATTCTTCCAACAGGATATGCTGGACCAGAAATAATAAGCAAACCTATTATTCAATATAAAGATGAAATAAGGCTTGGATGGATAAAGCTTTCTAATACTAAATTAGATAACGATATGGAAAAATTTATAGAAAATATAAAAAATATAGTTTCTGAAACAATAAAAAACTTAAACTAA